One Streptomyces sp. NBC_00102 DNA segment encodes these proteins:
- a CDS encoding nucleotidyl transferase AbiEii/AbiGii toxin family protein — protein MANPTRSTTAGRVYNDLRNLARRTSRSTDEVMVEYVLERFLYRLASSPLGREHFVLKGGLLLAQFGARRMTRDIDILGRSFPGTETEIIHRIAAIAATESDDGVVFDDTALKTVPIREEDEYHGLRLSMAASIARARLKIQLDVSFGDPVTPVPRLIDYPQQLTEESFQIFGYPLATVIAEKLSTAVSLGDLNTRDRDYGDLYRLLTLNDLDGQELTTALTATATHRGITLKPLSSTITDLAERRQTSYTAWRRRQGPAATSYPERFTDVVRQVTAFADTLLNGDAVSLTWSAATLTWS, from the coding sequence ATGGCCAACCCCACCCGCAGCACCACGGCCGGCCGCGTCTACAACGACCTGCGCAACCTGGCCCGCCGCACCAGCCGGTCAACGGACGAGGTCATGGTCGAGTACGTCCTCGAACGGTTCCTCTACCGCCTGGCCTCATCACCCCTGGGCCGGGAGCACTTCGTTCTCAAGGGTGGCCTGCTGCTCGCCCAGTTCGGCGCACGTCGAATGACCCGCGACATCGACATCCTCGGCCGGTCGTTCCCAGGCACAGAAACCGAGATCATCCACAGAATCGCGGCCATCGCCGCCACCGAGAGCGACGACGGAGTGGTGTTCGATGACACGGCGCTCAAGACGGTTCCCATCCGCGAGGAGGACGAATACCACGGCCTACGCCTGTCCATGGCCGCTTCCATCGCCCGAGCGCGACTCAAAATCCAACTGGACGTCAGCTTTGGCGACCCCGTCACGCCCGTCCCCCGGCTCATCGACTACCCACAACAGCTCACGGAGGAAAGCTTCCAGATCTTCGGTTACCCACTGGCCACCGTCATCGCCGAGAAACTCTCCACCGCTGTCTCACTCGGCGACCTCAACACCCGCGACCGCGACTACGGCGACCTCTACCGCTTGCTCACCCTCAACGACCTGGACGGCCAAGAACTCACCACAGCACTGACCGCCACCGCCACACACCGCGGTATCACCCTGAAACCCCTCAGCTCCACCATCACCGACCTCGCCGAGCGCCGCCAGACCTCCTACACCGCCTGGCGCCGTCGGCAAGGCCCCGCCGCAACCAGCTACCCCGAACGCTTCACGGACGTCGTCCGGCAGGTCACCGCCTTCGCAGACACACTCCTCAACGGCGACGCTGTCAGCCTCACTTGGAGTGCGGCGACCCTCACGTGGTCATGA
- a CDS encoding L-serine ammonia-lyase — MAISVFDLFSIGIGPSSSHTVGPMRAARMFARRLKNEGLLAPTAAIRAELYGSLGATGHGHGTPKAVLLGLEGESPRTVDVEAADTRVEQIRTTGRISLLGAHEIPFDADEDLVLHRRKALPYHANGMSLHAYDETGALLLEKTYYSVGGGFVVDEDAVGADRIIPDDTVLAHPFRTGDELLRLARETGLSISSLMLENEKEWRTEEEIRTGLLEIWRVMQACVGRGMSREGILPGGLKVRRRAANTARQLRAEGDPQTHAMEWITLYAMAVNEENAAGGRVVTAPTNGAAGIIPAVLHYYMNFAAGGATPEEKDDSVVRFLLAAGAIGMLFKENASISGAEVGCQGEVGSACSMAAGALAEVLGGSPEQVENAAEIGMEHNLGLTCDPVGGLVQIPCIERNGMAAVKAVTAAKMALRGDGTHKVSLDKVIKTMKETGADMSVKYKETARGGLAVNIIEC, encoded by the coding sequence GTGGGCCCGATGCGGGCCGCGCGGATGTTCGCGCGCCGCCTGAAGAACGAGGGCCTGCTCGCGCCGACCGCCGCGATACGCGCCGAGCTGTACGGCTCCCTGGGCGCGACCGGCCACGGCCACGGCACACCGAAGGCGGTCCTCCTCGGCCTGGAGGGCGAGTCCCCCCGGACCGTGGACGTCGAGGCGGCCGACACCCGGGTCGAGCAGATCCGCACCACGGGCCGCATCAGCCTGCTGGGTGCCCACGAGATCCCGTTCGACGCGGACGAGGACCTGGTCCTGCACCGCCGCAAGGCCCTCCCGTACCACGCCAACGGCATGTCCCTCCACGCGTACGACGAGACCGGCGCGCTGCTGCTGGAGAAGACGTACTACTCCGTGGGCGGCGGGTTCGTCGTCGACGAGGACGCGGTCGGCGCCGACCGGATCATCCCCGACGACACCGTCCTCGCCCACCCCTTCCGTACCGGCGACGAGCTGCTCCGCCTGGCCCGGGAGACGGGCCTCTCCATCTCCTCGCTGATGCTGGAGAACGAGAAGGAGTGGCGCACCGAGGAGGAGATCCGTACCGGTCTGCTGGAGATCTGGCGCGTCATGCAGGCATGCGTCGGCCGGGGCATGTCACGCGAGGGCATCCTCCCCGGCGGCCTCAAGGTCCGCCGCCGCGCCGCCAACACCGCCCGCCAGCTGCGTGCCGAGGGCGACCCGCAGACCCACGCGATGGAGTGGATCACCCTCTACGCCATGGCGGTCAACGAGGAGAACGCCGCCGGCGGCCGGGTCGTGACCGCCCCCACCAACGGTGCGGCCGGCATCATCCCGGCGGTCCTGCACTACTACATGAACTTCGCGGCCGGCGGCGCCACCCCGGAGGAGAAGGACGACAGCGTCGTCCGCTTCCTCCTCGCGGCGGGCGCCATCGGCATGCTCTTCAAGGAGAACGCCTCGATCTCCGGCGCCGAGGTCGGCTGCCAGGGCGAGGTCGGCTCCGCCTGCTCCATGGCCGCCGGCGCGCTCGCCGAGGTCCTCGGCGGCTCCCCCGAACAGGTCGAGAACGCCGCCGAGATCGGCATGGAGCACAACCTCGGCCTCACCTGCGACCCGGTCGGCGGCCTCGTCCAGATCCCCTGCATCGAGCGGAACGGCATGGCGGCCGTCAAGGCCGTCACCGCCGCGAAGATGGCCCTGCGCGGCGACGGCACCCACAAGGTCTCCTTGGACAAGGTCATCAAGACCATGAAGGAGACCGGCGCCGACATGTCCGTCAAGTACAAGGAGACGGCCCGGGGCGGGCTGGCGGTGAACATCATCGAGTGCTAG